In Desulfosediminicola ganghwensis, a single window of DNA contains:
- a CDS encoding glutamine--tRNA ligase/YqeY domain fusion protein produces the protein MEPKEKLEEKPLDFIRQIIAEDLETGKHATPVTRFPPEPNGFLHIGHAKSICLNFGIAVENNAICHMRFDDTNPSKEETKYVESIQQDVKWLGFDWGNHLYFASDYFEKLYEYAVQLIKTGKAYVCDLTGDEIRQYRGTLTEPGKESPYRNRSIEENLELFEGMKAGEYPDGSRVLRAKIDMASPNLNMRDPVIYRILKTDHHRTGDTWCIYPMYDYTHCLSDMIEGITHSLCTLEFEDHRPLYDWVLDTLETPCHPRQIEFARLNLTYTVMSKRKLLQLVNENYVEGWDDPRMLTISGLRRRGYTPESIRNFCSTIGVGKKSSWIDMGVLEKSIRDDLDPKAERVMCVLDPLKVIIDNYPEDLVEMVTAKNHPKNPEMGTRELPFTRELYIERSDFMEEPPRKFHRLGPGREVRLRYGYLITCVSYDKDEEGNITAIHCTYDPETKGGSAPDGRKVKGTIHWVSADKSVDCQVRLYDRLFNHENPDADKEVSFLEHLNPDSKVVIEHAKAEASLAEIAPGRQVQFERTGYFSADPIDSQPGKPAFNRIVTLRDSWAKAQQKG, from the coding sequence ATGGAACCAAAAGAAAAACTGGAAGAAAAGCCTTTAGACTTTATCCGCCAGATCATAGCCGAAGATCTGGAAACCGGTAAACACGCAACACCTGTGACCCGTTTTCCACCCGAGCCAAACGGCTTTCTGCACATAGGCCATGCTAAGTCAATCTGCCTGAACTTCGGTATCGCCGTCGAAAACAATGCTATCTGCCATATGCGTTTCGACGATACCAACCCGAGCAAGGAAGAGACCAAGTATGTTGAGTCTATTCAGCAGGATGTGAAATGGCTTGGCTTCGATTGGGGCAATCATCTTTACTTTGCTTCGGATTACTTCGAGAAGCTCTATGAGTACGCTGTTCAGCTGATCAAGACCGGCAAGGCATATGTCTGCGACCTGACCGGTGACGAAATTCGCCAATACCGCGGCACTCTCACCGAGCCCGGCAAAGAGAGTCCATACCGCAATCGCAGCATTGAGGAAAACCTTGAACTCTTCGAGGGAATGAAGGCTGGCGAATACCCAGATGGCAGCAGAGTACTGCGTGCAAAAATCGATATGGCCTCGCCAAACCTCAATATGCGCGATCCGGTCATTTACCGCATCCTCAAGACCGACCACCACAGAACCGGTGATACCTGGTGCATCTACCCGATGTACGACTATACCCACTGTCTTTCTGATATGATAGAGGGTATCACCCACTCTCTCTGTACATTGGAGTTTGAAGACCATCGCCCTCTGTACGACTGGGTGCTCGACACCCTCGAGACCCCGTGTCATCCGCGCCAGATCGAATTTGCCCGACTCAACCTTACCTACACGGTAATGAGCAAGCGTAAGCTGCTGCAGTTGGTCAACGAGAACTATGTGGAAGGCTGGGACGATCCACGTATGCTCACCATTTCCGGTCTTCGCCGCAGAGGTTATACTCCGGAGTCAATCCGCAACTTCTGCTCCACCATCGGTGTCGGCAAGAAATCGAGCTGGATTGATATGGGCGTGCTGGAAAAATCGATCAGGGATGACCTCGACCCGAAAGCCGAACGTGTCATGTGTGTGCTGGATCCGCTCAAGGTCATCATCGACAATTACCCTGAGGATCTTGTTGAGATGGTTACCGCTAAAAATCATCCCAAGAACCCGGAGATGGGTACCCGTGAGTTGCCGTTCACCCGTGAGCTCTACATCGAACGATCGGATTTCATGGAAGAACCACCGCGGAAATTCCACCGGCTCGGACCCGGCCGTGAAGTTCGCCTCAGGTATGGTTATCTTATAACCTGTGTTTCATATGACAAGGATGAAGAAGGTAATATCACAGCAATCCATTGTACATATGACCCTGAGACAAAAGGCGGATCCGCCCCTGACGGCAGAAAAGTCAAAGGCACCATCCACTGGGTATCCGCAGACAAGAGTGTTGATTGCCAGGTTCGGCTTTACGATCGCCTGTTCAATCACGAAAACCCTGATGCCGATAAAGAGGTCAGCTTCCTTGAGCATCTGAACCCTGACTCAAAAGTGGTAATCGAGCATGCCAAAGCTGAAGCCTCACTCGCGGAGATAGCTCCCGGCAGGCAGGTTCAGTTTGAGCGTACCGGATACTTCTCCGCAGATCCCATAGACTCTCAGCCTGGTAAACCAGCCTTCAACCGCATAGTGACCCTCCGTGACTCATGGGCTAAAGCACAGCAGAAAGGCTAA
- a CDS encoding FeoA family protein, with the protein MFKKGCWKKQLKGCFFQSKEDNQTTPLSSRCKAGKVRVCKITGDRKLCAKIASLGLFPGSEAELICPANGHQCVVKVYGGNICLDRSISENILVTTD; encoded by the coding sequence ATGTTCAAAAAAGGTTGTTGGAAAAAACAGTTGAAAGGATGCTTTTTCCAGAGCAAAGAGGATAATCAGACAACACCGCTCTCCAGCCGATGCAAGGCCGGAAAGGTTCGGGTTTGCAAGATTACAGGAGATCGCAAGTTATGTGCCAAAATCGCCTCTCTTGGACTCTTCCCTGGTTCTGAAGCAGAATTGATCTGCCCTGCAAACGGTCATCAATGTGTGGTCAAGGTCTACGGCGGTAATATCTGCCTGGACAGGTCTATCTCAGAAAACATACTGGTAACAACTGACTGA
- a CDS encoding FeoA family protein, translating into MTTIPLRQMKKGQSGLIQAVKATGELGRRLREMGLVPGTQVTICGKAPLKDPVALRVLNTTLTLRNSEADHIQVDIQ; encoded by the coding sequence ATGACAACAATTCCCTTACGACAAATGAAAAAGGGGCAAAGCGGCTTAATACAGGCCGTTAAAGCCACGGGCGAACTGGGCCGCCGGCTTCGCGAAATGGGTCTGGTTCCCGGCACCCAGGTCACCATCTGCGGCAAAGCTCCGCTGAAAGACCCTGTGGCCCTCAGAGTGCTCAACACCACTCTAACCCTGAGAAACAGTGAAGCCGATCATATTCAGGTCGATATTCAATAA
- the feoB gene encoding ferrous iron transport protein B translates to MNTHITMALAGNPNAGKTTLFNTLTGARQHVGNYPGITVDHKEGRTRYNSREIVITDLPGTYSMTAYSAEELVARDFLVQQKPDVVVNIVDASNLERNLYLTCQFLELGVPMVIALNMMDVAHDRGIDIKTDKLSKLLGVPVVPIIARSGKGKEELLEAVITVAGNSQRTSSSLCNITYGKDIDQSRQEIVDIIEENNFLTTTYPAGYSAIKYLENDEQILEVGRAAQSQIAAKLEAIVEKVSKHTLKTLEVYPEALIADHRYGYIKSIVRQGVITQKFDSDRLYLSDKIDKVLTNRLLGPLVMLGVIFGLYHVTFSWSEIPVGWLENGFAWLGDAVEAHMPDGLLKSMIVSGIIDGVGGVLGFVPLIMLMFFGIAILEDSGYLARIAYMMDRIFRIFGLHGSSVMPFIVSGGIAGGCAVPGVMATRTLRSPKERMATLLTAPFMNCGAKIPVLALLIGAFFSESQAMYMFIFTLLAWVVALLAAKLLRSTVLRGEPTPFVMELPPYRFPTMRGLLIHTWERTWQYIKKAGTVILGISILLWALMTFPGIPDTERAVFEGKREAVMATASPEIASELEAGAEELSENALILKSELLTIDNAESESALRHSFAGRIGTSLEPISEVAGFDWRTNIALVGGIAAKEVIVSTLGTAYSMGEVDVEESRSLGQRLQNDPGWNKVSAVAVLVFIMFYAPCFVTVVCIARESNWKWAAFSMGFNTVFAFALATIVFQVGSLLNLG, encoded by the coding sequence ATGAATACCCATATTACCATGGCACTTGCCGGCAACCCCAATGCCGGCAAGACCACATTATTCAATACCCTCACAGGCGCGCGACAGCATGTGGGCAACTATCCCGGTATCACAGTTGATCACAAAGAAGGGCGTACCCGATACAACAGCCGTGAGATAGTTATTACAGACCTCCCCGGTACCTACTCCATGACCGCTTATTCGGCCGAGGAACTTGTTGCGAGGGATTTTCTTGTCCAACAAAAACCAGATGTTGTGGTGAACATCGTCGACGCTTCAAATCTTGAGCGCAACCTGTACCTCACCTGCCAGTTCCTTGAACTCGGAGTGCCGATGGTAATAGCCCTGAATATGATGGATGTGGCTCACGATCGCGGTATTGACATCAAGACAGACAAGTTATCCAAGCTGCTCGGTGTACCGGTCGTCCCCATTATCGCAAGATCAGGGAAAGGGAAAGAAGAACTGCTTGAAGCTGTTATCACAGTTGCCGGGAATTCCCAACGCACAAGCTCTTCCTTATGCAATATCACCTACGGCAAGGACATTGATCAGAGCCGACAGGAAATTGTAGATATAATCGAGGAAAACAACTTTCTGACTACCACCTACCCTGCCGGTTATTCCGCCATCAAATACCTGGAAAACGATGAGCAGATTCTTGAAGTAGGCCGCGCTGCCCAGTCCCAGATCGCTGCCAAACTGGAAGCCATTGTCGAGAAAGTCAGCAAACACACCCTGAAAACTCTGGAGGTATATCCAGAAGCACTTATTGCCGACCATCGTTACGGGTATATCAAGTCCATCGTGCGCCAGGGAGTTATCACCCAGAAGTTCGACAGCGACCGCCTCTACCTGTCTGATAAGATCGACAAAGTATTAACCAACCGCTTGCTGGGGCCGCTGGTGATGCTTGGTGTCATCTTCGGGCTCTATCACGTGACCTTCTCCTGGAGTGAAATTCCCGTTGGCTGGCTCGAAAACGGATTTGCCTGGCTGGGCGATGCGGTTGAAGCTCATATGCCCGACGGCCTGCTCAAATCGATGATTGTCTCCGGTATTATCGATGGTGTCGGAGGCGTTCTCGGCTTCGTACCACTCATTATGCTGATGTTCTTCGGCATCGCGATTCTTGAGGATTCTGGCTACCTTGCGCGGATAGCCTACATGATGGACCGCATTTTCCGCATTTTCGGCCTGCACGGTTCTTCCGTCATGCCGTTTATTGTTTCCGGTGGAATAGCCGGCGGCTGCGCGGTGCCGGGTGTTATGGCCACCAGAACCCTGCGCTCACCGAAAGAGCGTATGGCCACCCTGCTCACGGCGCCGTTCATGAACTGCGGTGCCAAGATTCCAGTACTTGCCCTGCTGATTGGTGCCTTCTTCAGCGAGAGCCAGGCAATGTACATGTTTATCTTCACTCTGCTTGCCTGGGTTGTGGCCCTGCTGGCAGCCAAATTGCTGCGCTCCACAGTGCTTCGTGGTGAACCGACTCCGTTTGTCATGGAATTGCCGCCTTACCGCTTCCCGACCATGCGCGGCCTTCTCATCCACACCTGGGAACGTACCTGGCAATACATTAAAAAGGCCGGTACTGTAATTCTTGGTATCTCTATCCTGCTCTGGGCATTGATGACCTTTCCCGGCATACCCGACACCGAGAGAGCTGTCTTTGAGGGAAAGAGGGAAGCAGTTATGGCGACTGCCTCTCCGGAAATTGCATCTGAGCTTGAAGCTGGTGCGGAAGAGCTCTCGGAGAATGCTCTCATTCTAAAATCTGAGCTGCTGACCATCGACAATGCGGAATCAGAGTCCGCTCTTCGTCATTCATTTGCTGGTCGCATCGGCACTTCTCTTGAACCGATAAGCGAAGTGGCAGGTTTTGACTGGAGGACAAATATCGCCCTGGTAGGTGGAATTGCTGCCAAGGAAGTGATCGTCTCCACGCTCGGAACAGCTTATTCCATGGGTGAAGTCGATGTGGAAGAGTCCCGCTCTTTAGGGCAGCGACTGCAGAATGATCCGGGCTGGAACAAAGTATCCGCCGTGGCTGTTCTGGTATTCATAATGTTCTATGCGCCCTGTTTTGTGACCGTAGTCTGTATCGCCAGGGAATCAAACTGGAAATGGGCCGCATTCTCCATGGGCTTTAATACCGTCTTTGCCTTTGCTCTTGCCACAATAGTGTTTCAGGTTGGAAGTCTGTTGAACCTGGGCTAA
- a CDS encoding sigma-70 family RNA polymerase sigma factor, with product MGLLRRVDRKKFKEITYPHLDFLYNMALKYSMKPYDAEDLVQETMYTAFRKFHQLRDQQKCRAWLFSILRSHFLRDRRQFVRRPLLDDGSGYLKNIQAEGAEDFAEVLDKKMNKARVLQALEKLPEKFKTVVVLYYMEDMTYQEISGFLDIPIGTVMSRLNRGKKQLKKILLKSVGTARKGGKVMRLIGVLL from the coding sequence ATGGGACTATTACGACGTGTTGATCGCAAAAAATTCAAAGAAATTACCTACCCGCATCTTGATTTTCTTTACAACATGGCTCTGAAATATTCCATGAAGCCATACGACGCTGAAGATCTGGTGCAGGAGACGATGTATACAGCTTTTCGCAAATTTCACCAGTTACGGGATCAGCAAAAATGCAGGGCATGGCTGTTTTCCATACTGCGGAGTCATTTTCTGCGTGACCGGCGACAGTTTGTCAGACGTCCCTTGCTCGATGATGGCAGCGGCTATCTGAAGAATATTCAGGCGGAAGGAGCGGAAGACTTTGCAGAGGTGCTTGATAAGAAGATGAACAAGGCCAGGGTCCTGCAGGCGTTGGAAAAATTACCTGAAAAATTTAAAACGGTGGTAGTTCTGTACTACATGGAGGATATGACCTACCAGGAGATCTCGGGATTTCTCGATATTCCCATAGGGACCGTTATGTCCAGACTCAACAGGGGAAAGAAGCAATTGAAAAAAATACTGTTAAAATCAGTAGGTACAGCGAGGAAGGGTGGCAAAGTGATGAGACTGATCGGGGTATTGCTGTAG
- a CDS encoding DUF4177 domain-containing protein, with amino-acid sequence MLKRKEVGVRWSYKTIHFELKKEGLLGSAFLDVPEIEQVLNDYGRGGWELVSIVETGDGIVGVLKQPINVERADIERAGSRADAVSVFPAEQNVSPETVAVIDKDLDQQIGLPEEPVANGNHASGVEQAEFPDQVQKYSASAGELNIKRPEQAVVDITAESEQSAEEDPDELREPAITENQTGQGDENDNRSPSQPEIDRENDDRVEEQDRRVGSIRIE; translated from the coding sequence TTGTTGAAGCGTAAGGAGGTGGGTGTGCGCTGGAGTTATAAGACAATACATTTTGAGTTGAAAAAAGAGGGATTGCTTGGTTCCGCTTTTCTTGATGTACCTGAGATCGAACAGGTGCTGAACGATTATGGGCGAGGGGGCTGGGAGTTGGTTTCGATCGTTGAGACGGGTGATGGTATTGTCGGAGTTCTCAAGCAACCCATAAATGTTGAACGTGCCGACATTGAAAGAGCCGGCTCCCGAGCAGATGCAGTTTCGGTGTTCCCGGCGGAACAAAATGTTTCCCCTGAAACGGTTGCGGTCATTGATAAGGATCTGGACCAGCAGATTGGGTTGCCTGAAGAGCCTGTTGCAAATGGTAACCATGCCTCAGGGGTGGAGCAGGCTGAATTCCCGGATCAGGTTCAGAAGTATTCGGCATCTGCCGGTGAATTGAATATCAAACGGCCTGAGCAGGCTGTAGTAGATATAACCGCCGAGTCGGAACAATCGGCGGAGGAAGATCCTGATGAACTGCGGGAACCTGCCATTACTGAAAATCAGACCGGTCAGGGTGACGAAAATGATAACAGGTCACCTTCTCAACCGGAGATTGACCGGGAAAACGATGATCGTGTGGAGGAACAGGACAGGAGGGTAGGGTCGATCCGTATCGAATAG
- a CDS encoding valine--pyruvate transaminase — MKFTEFGEQLTCNAGILSLMDDLGEAKALGGDNMIMMGGGNPGVVPEFQDMLREKLKDMCCDRKEFHRLIGAYDPPQGESRFVSGLAKMLQREFGWEVGPENICLTNGSQTAFFMLFNLFAGRYGDGSRKKICLPLAPEYIGYADLGLSDDFFVSTKPIIEVDGDLFKYHIDFENLTIGEDIGAICVSRPTNPTGNVITDHELEKLNQLALERGVPLIVDNAYGLPFPSMVYCEATPSWNENMVVCFSLSKLGLPAVRTGIIVAKPEIVRALASINAIMSLSPSSFGAVLTEHMIDNGEIIDISRSTIRPFYKKKMERAVEVVRKEFTGVPCRIHKPEGAMFLWLWFEDMPISSLELYERLKKRGVLIVSGHYFYPGIDEEWQHMQECIRVTYSQDDDDVARGLAIIAEEVKKAYSQGK, encoded by the coding sequence ATGAAATTTACAGAATTTGGTGAACAACTTACGTGCAATGCGGGAATTCTCTCGCTGATGGATGACCTGGGTGAAGCAAAGGCCCTTGGTGGTGACAACATGATCATGATGGGTGGCGGTAACCCAGGAGTGGTTCCCGAGTTTCAGGATATGCTCAGGGAAAAGCTCAAAGACATGTGCTGTGACCGCAAGGAGTTTCATCGGCTGATCGGGGCCTACGATCCGCCACAGGGGGAGAGTCGTTTTGTGTCCGGCCTTGCGAAAATGCTGCAGCGTGAGTTCGGTTGGGAGGTTGGCCCGGAAAATATCTGCCTGACCAATGGCAGTCAGACCGCCTTCTTCATGCTCTTCAATCTTTTCGCCGGACGTTATGGTGACGGTTCAAGAAAAAAGATCTGTCTGCCGTTGGCGCCTGAGTATATAGGGTATGCGGACCTGGGGTTGAGTGATGACTTTTTTGTTTCGACCAAGCCCATAATAGAGGTCGATGGTGACCTTTTTAAATACCATATTGATTTTGAGAACCTGACCATTGGTGAGGATATCGGGGCAATCTGTGTCTCAAGACCTACTAACCCTACAGGCAATGTCATTACCGATCATGAGCTGGAAAAACTCAACCAGCTGGCATTAGAGCGTGGGGTGCCCCTGATCGTCGATAATGCTTACGGGCTGCCGTTCCCCTCTATGGTGTATTGCGAGGCCACTCCGTCATGGAACGAGAACATGGTGGTATGTTTCTCATTATCCAAACTAGGATTGCCTGCTGTTCGCACCGGTATAATTGTGGCAAAACCCGAAATAGTACGGGCTCTGGCCAGCATTAATGCCATCATGTCTCTTTCGCCCAGCAGTTTCGGTGCGGTACTCACTGAGCACATGATCGACAACGGGGAGATCATTGACATCAGCCGTTCCACCATCAGACCTTTTTATAAAAAGAAGATGGAACGGGCGGTGGAAGTGGTGCGAAAAGAATTTACCGGTGTGCCGTGTCGCATTCATAAACCGGAAGGCGCGATGTTTCTCTGGCTCTGGTTTGAGGATATGCCGATTTCGAGCCTGGAGCTTTATGAGCGGCTGAAGAAACGTGGTGTGTTGATTGTTTCCGGGCACTACTTCTACCCAGGAATAGACGAAGAGTGGCAGCATATGCAGGAGTGTATCCGGGTAACCTATTCGCAGGATGACGATGACGTGGCGCGGGGGCTGGCTATCATAGCGGAAGAGGTTAAAAAGGCGTACTCTCAGGGAAAATAA
- a CDS encoding nucleoside recognition domain-containing protein, whose translation MVERIRSLALSLAKNTWLTSWELIKITVPIMILTRILEELGMIVVISRWLEPLMGLIGLPGELGLVWATAMLTTLYGGMAVFAALASGLELTVAQVTVLCAAMLFAHSLPIELSISKKTGTPVMPIVLLRLGGAVLYCFILSRLCIGFDVWQQPAPTIFAVATEHLNHWQWLLQQCKNIGLIIVVIFCILLFMRILKVLGVLDLLERLLAPVLPHFGMGRDAAPITVVGMILGIGYGGALIIREVAAGKMARGEIYNSMALMALCHGLVEDTLLMFALGGKLGGILWGRIIFSLVVIYILVRLRAQFAGRKEMSDNVI comes from the coding sequence TTGGTAGAACGAATACGGAGCCTGGCGCTCTCTTTAGCAAAGAATACCTGGCTGACGAGCTGGGAGTTGATCAAGATCACAGTCCCGATCATGATCCTAACCAGAATTCTGGAAGAACTCGGCATGATTGTCGTAATCTCCAGATGGCTGGAACCGCTCATGGGCCTGATAGGTTTGCCGGGTGAGCTGGGTCTGGTCTGGGCTACGGCTATGCTCACCACCCTGTATGGCGGGATGGCTGTGTTCGCAGCCCTTGCATCGGGCCTGGAGCTGACGGTTGCGCAGGTGACCGTGCTCTGTGCGGCGATGCTGTTCGCTCACTCTTTGCCCATTGAGCTGAGTATCAGCAAAAAAACCGGAACTCCGGTTATGCCCATCGTGCTCCTGCGCCTGGGTGGCGCGGTGCTCTATTGCTTTATCCTCAGTCGCCTCTGTATTGGTTTTGATGTGTGGCAGCAGCCGGCTCCCACTATTTTTGCTGTGGCAACAGAGCATCTGAACCATTGGCAATGGCTGTTGCAGCAATGCAAAAATATCGGCCTGATCATTGTGGTGATCTTCTGTATCCTGCTTTTTATGCGGATATTAAAGGTACTGGGGGTGCTGGATCTGCTCGAGAGACTTCTTGCCCCGGTGCTGCCCCATTTCGGTATGGGCCGGGACGCTGCGCCGATTACCGTAGTGGGCATGATTCTTGGTATTGGCTATGGCGGCGCCCTTATTATCAGGGAAGTTGCCGCAGGTAAGATGGCCAGGGGGGAAATTTACAACTCGATGGCGCTGATGGCCCTTTGCCATGGCCTGGTTGAGGACACCCTGCTGATGTTTGCCCTGGGCGGCAAGCTCGGTGGGATTCTCTGGGGCAGGATAATTTTTTCCCTGGTAGTGATTTATATATTGGTGCGTCTGCGTGCTCAGTTTGCAGGCAGAAAAGAGATGTCTGACAACGTAATATGA
- a CDS encoding SixA phosphatase family protein, with product MKELYLIRHAKSSWSNPGLDDIERPLNKRGKRDAPFMGSRLKKYGVRPDMVYTSPAKRARKTAGTIAECVGYPQERIQQRGDIYTADMNKLLLVVRQTENRIRRLFLVGHNYVLTDFAEYLTNEPLGNVPTCGIVGIAFDIDGWHQVGEAGGHLQFFDYPKRHPEHSRK from the coding sequence ATGAAGGAGCTGTATCTGATACGCCATGCAAAGTCGAGCTGGAGCAATCCCGGCCTTGATGATATTGAGCGTCCGCTGAACAAACGCGGCAAACGGGACGCGCCTTTCATGGGTTCGCGTTTGAAAAAGTATGGAGTGCGGCCGGATATGGTCTATACCAGCCCCGCCAAACGAGCCAGGAAAACTGCAGGAACGATTGCCGAATGCGTCGGCTACCCGCAGGAACGTATTCAGCAGCGCGGTGATATTTATACTGCAGATATGAATAAGTTACTTCTCGTCGTCCGCCAGACAGAGAATCGAATCAGACGGCTTTTTCTGGTAGGGCATAACTATGTGCTTACCGATTTTGCTGAATATCTCACCAATGAGCCTTTAGGTAATGTTCCCACCTGTGGCATCGTCGGGATCGCTTTTGATATCGATGGCTGGCATCAGGTGGGAGAGGCTGGAGGGCATTTGCAGTTCTTCGACTACCCCAAGAGGCATCCTGAACATAGTCGCAAGTGA
- a CDS encoding ParA family protein has protein sequence MKIFAVYSSKGGVGKTATAVNLSYCAARQGHRVLLCDIDAQGAASYYFRVKAARSFSGKKLLGGGFDKYIRASDYENLDLLPAHFSFRNLDLALAKLEASTRRRALKNLFDSLSDHYDVLVMDCPPNITLLSENIILAADSVVTPVIPTTLSLVALKQLLKIFRKVGAEEKRINAFFSMVEPRKLMHKDVVEKFQHYPIFRDTQIPFQAEIEKMGIYRQPVGAVSPTSVAAQRYQELWQELWDRSELI, from the coding sequence ATGAAGATTTTTGCGGTATATAGCAGCAAAGGAGGGGTGGGCAAGACGGCTACGGCGGTGAACCTGTCATATTGTGCTGCGCGGCAAGGTCACAGGGTTTTGCTCTGTGATATTGACGCCCAGGGCGCCGCTTCATACTATTTTCGAGTTAAAGCCGCCAGGAGTTTCAGTGGTAAAAAACTACTGGGCGGCGGTTTCGATAAGTATATCCGTGCCTCTGATTACGAAAACCTCGATCTGTTGCCGGCCCATTTTTCTTTCCGCAATCTTGACCTTGCCTTAGCTAAGCTTGAGGCGAGTACCAGGCGCCGGGCTCTGAAAAATCTTTTTGACAGCCTGAGCGACCATTATGATGTACTGGTTATGGATTGCCCGCCCAATATAACCCTGCTCTCAGAGAATATCATTCTCGCCGCAGACTCTGTCGTTACTCCGGTCATTCCAACAACTCTTTCGCTGGTTGCCTTGAAGCAGTTGTTGAAGATCTTTCGTAAAGTCGGAGCAGAAGAGAAACGAATCAACGCCTTTTTTTCGATGGTTGAACCACGTAAACTGATGCATAAGGATGTGGTGGAAAAATTTCAGCACTACCCGATCTTTCGTGATACCCAGATCCCATTTCAGGCAGAGATAGAGAAAATGGGAATATATCGGCAGCCGGTTGGTGCTGTTTCTCCAACATCTGTTGCCGCACAGCGCTATCAGGAGCTGTGGCAAGAGTTGTGGGACAGGAGTGAGCTGATATGA